Below is a genomic region from Flavobacterium ginsengisoli.
GAGCCAATAGGCATATCATATACGCTTGGCTGCGATACAAATTGAGTTTTTAATATTTTACCGTAAGCATACATGATTATAATTGTAGCTAAAAAGTATCTACAAAATGTGTGTAAAAAAAGATGGATTTTTTGCCAGTTCATATTTGGTTTTTTTTGGTTTTACGTAGTTTCGAACTTTGTAAAAGTATATTATCCCAAAATGGTAGAATTGTACAAATGGAAACAGTTTAGACAAATAGCCAAATATTATCTTTTTTTGTATCTATATTTTTAAAAAATATTTGTGGATTGCTGTTTGTCAGTTCTTTAAAATTTCGAATAAAATGAGATTGATCATAAAAATCGTACTGAGATAATTCAGAAAAATTCTTGCTGACTTTCTGTTTTAGAATTGAGTTTCTAAAGCGATGTATTTTTCGATACTCCGAAGGCGATTTGCCAATATGTCTGGTAAATATTTTATTCAAATACTGTCTGCTAATTTGATGCTTTAGAGCAATTTCTTCAATCTTTTCGTCAGTTTCAATATCGGCAAGTATTTTTTCAATAAAAGAAAAATCTTTGACTTGTAATTTAGAAAGCAGATAATCTTCAAGCTCCTGACTTTGTTTGTCTTTAGTTAAGCTAAAAATTTCAATCATTTTATCATTAAAATCAGGCATAAAAGTAAAATCTAAAATAGTACTTTCTGAAAAAATAGTTTTTGAGTCTGATAAAAAATGACTTATTCCTAATGGTTTAAAATAGATTGTAACTTCATTTATAAGCTCTTTGTAATGAAT
It encodes:
- a CDS encoding helix-turn-helix domain-containing protein, whose translation is MNLDFYQPKNEILKKYIDGYYFISKDKTSGSIQYLTFPNNFCILTTNEDINVEIQNNEVTIKSSPDKNIMTCVVSRYTKPIKIHYKELINEVTIYFKPLGISHFLSDSKTIFSESTILDFTFMPDFNDKMIEIFSLTKDKQSQELEDYLLSKLQVKDFSFIEKILADIETDEKIEEIALKHQISRQYLNKIFTRHIGKSPSEYRKIHRFRNSILKQKVSKNFSELSQYDFYDQSHFIRNFKELTNSNPQIFFKNIDTKKDNIWLFV